A stretch of the Aegilops tauschii subsp. strangulata cultivar AL8/78 chromosome 4, Aet v6.0, whole genome shotgun sequence genome encodes the following:
- the LOC109735157 gene encoding ATPase 10, plasma membrane-type isoform X4: protein MDDDGLGKPLLGRESLSTQDIDLGNLPLEEVFEQLSTSRCGLSSADAAERLQLFGANRLEEKRENKVLKFISFMWNPLSWVMEAAAVMALVLANGGVSESQGPDWEDFVGIVCLLIINSTISFIEENNAGNAAASLMARLAPRTKVLRDGQWQEMDASVLVPGDIISIRLGDIVPADARLLEGDPLKIDQSALTGESLPVTKRTGDLVFTGSTCKHGEIEAVVIATGIRSFFGKAAHLVDSTEVVGHFQKVLTCIGNFCICSIAVGVIVEVIIMFAVQHRSYREGINNVLVLLIGGIPIAMPTVLSVTLAIGSHRLSQQGAITKRMTAIEEMAGMDVLCCDKTGTLTLNHLTVDKNLVEVFSGGMDRDMIILLAARASRVDNQDAIDMAIINMLSDPKEARANITEVHFLPFNPVDKRTAITYIDSGGNWFRVSKGAPEQILNLCFNKDDIAEKAQRVVDSFAERGLRSLAVAYQEVPERSRHGDGGPWVFCGVLPLFDPPRHDSADTIRRALDLGVCVKMITGDHLAIAKETGRRLGTGTNMHPSAALFGRRGGDEGAAAAVEELVESADGFAGVFPEHKHEIVRLLQASGHVCGMTGDGVNDAPALKKADIGIAVSDATDAARAAADIVLTEPGLGVIVCAVLTSRAIFQRMRNYTIYAVCITIRIVVGFVLLASIWEYDFPPFMVLIIAILNDGTIMAISKDRVKPSGSPDSWKLNEIFATGVVIGTYLALVTVLFYWALTRTTFFESHFGVRSLKGDAEEVSSAVYLQVSITSQALIFVTRSRGLSFLDRPGTLLVCAFAVAQLVATLVAVYAAVGFASISGVGWRWAGVIWLYSLVSYLPLDPVKVAVRYALSGEAWSLLLDRKAAFARRRRDYYGEEERRGAALSARRALSDHLLSSRTPRSAVAEQARRRAEIASRLGETHSPRAHLESVMKLKRARSAHSV, encoded by the exons ATGGATGACGACGGGCTGGGAAAACCTCTGCTTGGACGTGAGAGTCTCAGCACCCAAGACATTGATCTG GGGAACCTGCCCCTCGAAGAAGTTTTTGAGCAGCTGAGCACGTCTCGATGTGGTCTCTCCTCAGCGGATGCCGCGGAGCGGTTGCAGCTGTTCGGCGCTAACCGACTGGAGGAGAAGCGC GAGAACAAGGTTCTCAAGTTCATCAGCTTCATGTGGAACCCTCTGTCCTGGGTGATGGAGGCAGCAGCTGTGATGGCATTGGTCTTGGCAAATGGGGGTGTAAGTGAA AGTCAGGGTCCTGACTGGGAGGACTTTGTGGGAATCGTCTGCCTTCTGATCATCAACTCGACGATCAGCTTCATCGAGGAGAACAATGCCGGGAATGCCGCGGCTTCGCTCATGGCCCGCTTGGCGCCTAGAACAAAG GTTCTTAGAGATGGGCAATGGCAAGAGATGGATGCCTCTGTATTGGTACCCGGGGACATCATCAGCATTAGGCTTGGTGACATTGTCCCTGCAGATGCGCGGCTACTCGAGGGAGATCCTCTCAAAATTGATCAG TCAGCTCTCACTGGAGAATCACTTCCTGTCACCAAAAGGACCGGCGACCTAGTGTTCACTGGTTCAACTTGCAAGCATGGTGAGATCGAAGCTGTCGTCATCGCGACCGGGATCCGCTCGTTCTTCGGGAAGGCGGCTCATTTGGTGGACTCCACAGAGGTTGTTGGCCATTTCCAGAAG GTACTTACCTGCATAGGCAACTTCTGTATCTGCTCGATTGCGGTGGGGGTGATCGTTGAGGTTATCATCATGTTCGCGGTCCAGCACCGGTCGTACCGGGAGGGGATCAACAATGTGCTTGTTCTTCTGATCGGAGGGATACCGATCGCGATGCCGACGGTTTTGTCGGTCACGCTCGCAATAGGTTCTCATCGCCTATCTCAACAG GGTGCCATCACCAAAAGAATGACAGCCATCGAGGAAATGGCCGGAATGGATGTTCTCTGCTGCGACAAAACTGGGACTCTCACTCTCAACCATCTTACCGTCGACAAAAACCTAGTCGAG GTTTTCAGCGGAGGAATGGACAGGGACATGATCATTCTGTTGGCTGCAAGAGCATCAAGAGTGGATAATCAAGATGCAATCGATATGGCCATCATAAATATGCTTTCTGATCCCAAAGAG GCACGCGCAAACATTACCGAAGTTCACTTTCTCCCGTTCAATCCGGTAGACAAGAGGACGGCCATAACATACATTGATTCTGGCGGCAACTGGTTCCGGGTCAGCAAAGGTGCTCCTGAGCAG ATCCTCAACCTGTGCTTCAACAAGGATGACATCGCCGAGAAGGCGCAGCGGGTCGTCGACAGCTTCGCGGAGAGGGGCCTCCGTTCACTAGCAGTTGCTTACCAG GAGGTCCCGGAGAGATCGAGGCACGGCGATGGCGGGCCGTGGGTCTTCTGCGGCGTGCTGCCGCTGTTCGACCCGCCGCGGCACGACAGCGCCGACACCATCCGCAGGGCCCTGGACCTGGGCGTGTGCGTGAAGATGATCACCGGCGACCACCTGGCGATCGCCAAGGAGACCGGCCGGCGGCTCGGGACGGGGACCAACATGCACCCGTCGGCGGCGCTGTTCGGCCGCCGCGGCGGCgacgagggggcggcggcggcggtggaggagcTGGTGGAGAGCGCGGACGGGTTCGCGGGCGTGTTCCCGGAGCACAAGCACGAGATCGTGCGGCTCCTGCAGGCGAGCGGCCACGTGTGCGGGATGACGGGCGACGGCGTGAACGACGCGCCGGCGCTGAAGAAGGCGGATATCGGCATCGCGGTGTCGGACGCGACGGACGCCGCCCGGGCCGCCGCCGACATCGTGCTGACGGAGCCCGGCCTCGGCGTCATTGTCTGCGCCGTCCTCACCAGCCGCGCCATCTTCCAGCGCATGAGGAACTACACG ATCTATGCCGTGTGCATCACCATACGAATAGTG GTTGGGTTTGTTCTTCTGGCGTCGATATGGGAGTACGACTTCCCGCCATTCATGGTGCTCATCATAGCCATACTCAACGATG GGACGATCATGGCGATATCCAAGGACCGGGTGAAGCCGTCGGGGAGCCCGGACAGCTGGAAGCTCAACGAGATATTCGCGACCGGGGTCGTCATCGGCACCTACCTCGCGCTGGTCACGGTGCTCTTCTACTGGGCGCTCACCAGAACCACGTTCTTCGAG TCTCACTTCGGGGTGCGGTCGCTGAAGGGCGACGCGGAGGAGGTGTCGTCGGCGGTGTACCTGCAGGTGAGCATCACCAGCCAGGCCCTGATATTCGTGACCCGCAGCCGGGGCCTCTCCTTCCTCGACCGGCCGGGGACCCTGCTCGTCTGCGCCTTCGCCGTCGCGCAGCTGGTGGCGACCCTGGTGGCGGTGTACGCGGCCGTCGGCTTCGCGTCGATCAGCGGCGTCGGGTGGCGGTGGGCGGGCGTCATATGGCTCTACAGCCTGGTCTCCTACCTCCCGCTCGACCCCGTCAAGGTCGCCGTCCGCTACGCCCTCAGCGGCGAGGCCTGGAGTCTGCTCCTCGACCGGAAG GCTGCGTTTGCAAGGAGGAGGAGAGACTActacggcgaggaggagcggcgggGGGCGGCGCTGTCGGCGCGGCGGGCGCTCTCTGACCATCTCCTcagcagcaggacgccacgctcCGCCGTCGCAGAGCAAGCGAGGCGGCGCGCCGAGATCGCCAG CAGGCTGGGAGAAACGCACTCGCCAAGGGCGCACCTCGAGTCTGTGATGAAGCTCAAGCGCGCCCGGTCGGCTCACTCCGTTTGA
- the LOC109735157 gene encoding ATPase 10, plasma membrane-type isoform X2: protein MDDDGLGKPLLGRESLSTQDIDLGNLPLEEVFEQLSTSRCGLSSADAAERLQLFGANRLEEKRENKVLKFISFMWNPLSWVMEAAAVMALVLANGGVSESQGPDWEDFVGIVCLLIINSTISFIEENNAGNAAASLMARLAPRTKVLRDGQWQEMDASVLVPGDIISIRLGDIVPADARLLEGDPLKIDQSALTGESLPVTKRTGDLVFTGSTCKHGEIEAVVIATGIRSFFGKAAHLVDSTEVVGHFQKVLTCIGNFCICSIAVGVIVEVIIMFAVQHRSYREGINNVLVLLIGGIPIAMPTVLSVTLAIGSHRLSQQGAITKRMTAIEEMAGMDVLCCDKTGTLTLNHLTVDKNLVEVFSGGMDRDMIILLAARASRVDNQDAIDMAIINMLSDPKEARANITEVHFLPFNPVDKRTAITYIDSGGNWFRVSKGAPEQILNLCFNKDDIAEKAQRVVDSFAERGLRSLAVAYQEVPERSRHGDGGPWVFCGVLPLFDPPRHDSADTIRRALDLGVCVKMITGDHLAIAKETGRRLGTGTNMHPSAALFGRRGGDEGAAAAVEELVESADGFAGVFPEHKHEIVRLLQASGHVCGMTGDGVNDAPALKKADIGIAVSDATDAARAAADIVLTEPGLGVIVCAVLTSRAIFQRMRNYTVRLGPPCHAIASTTNVQFGYWDLLVMISTLPMQIYAVCITIRIVVGFVLLASIWEYDFPPFMVLIIAILNDGTIMAISKDRVKPSGSPDSWKLNEIFATGVVIGTYLALVTVLFYWALTRTTFFESHFGVRSLKGDAEEVSSAVYLQVSITSQALIFVTRSRGLSFLDRPGTLLVCAFAVAQLVATLVAVYAAVGFASISGVGWRWAGVIWLYSLVSYLPLDPVKVAVRYALSGEAWSLLLDRKAAFARRRRDYYGEEERRGAALSARRALSDHLLSSRTPRSAVAEQARRRAEIARLGETHSPRAHLESVMKLKRARSAHSV from the exons ATGGATGACGACGGGCTGGGAAAACCTCTGCTTGGACGTGAGAGTCTCAGCACCCAAGACATTGATCTG GGGAACCTGCCCCTCGAAGAAGTTTTTGAGCAGCTGAGCACGTCTCGATGTGGTCTCTCCTCAGCGGATGCCGCGGAGCGGTTGCAGCTGTTCGGCGCTAACCGACTGGAGGAGAAGCGC GAGAACAAGGTTCTCAAGTTCATCAGCTTCATGTGGAACCCTCTGTCCTGGGTGATGGAGGCAGCAGCTGTGATGGCATTGGTCTTGGCAAATGGGGGTGTAAGTGAA AGTCAGGGTCCTGACTGGGAGGACTTTGTGGGAATCGTCTGCCTTCTGATCATCAACTCGACGATCAGCTTCATCGAGGAGAACAATGCCGGGAATGCCGCGGCTTCGCTCATGGCCCGCTTGGCGCCTAGAACAAAG GTTCTTAGAGATGGGCAATGGCAAGAGATGGATGCCTCTGTATTGGTACCCGGGGACATCATCAGCATTAGGCTTGGTGACATTGTCCCTGCAGATGCGCGGCTACTCGAGGGAGATCCTCTCAAAATTGATCAG TCAGCTCTCACTGGAGAATCACTTCCTGTCACCAAAAGGACCGGCGACCTAGTGTTCACTGGTTCAACTTGCAAGCATGGTGAGATCGAAGCTGTCGTCATCGCGACCGGGATCCGCTCGTTCTTCGGGAAGGCGGCTCATTTGGTGGACTCCACAGAGGTTGTTGGCCATTTCCAGAAG GTACTTACCTGCATAGGCAACTTCTGTATCTGCTCGATTGCGGTGGGGGTGATCGTTGAGGTTATCATCATGTTCGCGGTCCAGCACCGGTCGTACCGGGAGGGGATCAACAATGTGCTTGTTCTTCTGATCGGAGGGATACCGATCGCGATGCCGACGGTTTTGTCGGTCACGCTCGCAATAGGTTCTCATCGCCTATCTCAACAG GGTGCCATCACCAAAAGAATGACAGCCATCGAGGAAATGGCCGGAATGGATGTTCTCTGCTGCGACAAAACTGGGACTCTCACTCTCAACCATCTTACCGTCGACAAAAACCTAGTCGAG GTTTTCAGCGGAGGAATGGACAGGGACATGATCATTCTGTTGGCTGCAAGAGCATCAAGAGTGGATAATCAAGATGCAATCGATATGGCCATCATAAATATGCTTTCTGATCCCAAAGAG GCACGCGCAAACATTACCGAAGTTCACTTTCTCCCGTTCAATCCGGTAGACAAGAGGACGGCCATAACATACATTGATTCTGGCGGCAACTGGTTCCGGGTCAGCAAAGGTGCTCCTGAGCAG ATCCTCAACCTGTGCTTCAACAAGGATGACATCGCCGAGAAGGCGCAGCGGGTCGTCGACAGCTTCGCGGAGAGGGGCCTCCGTTCACTAGCAGTTGCTTACCAG GAGGTCCCGGAGAGATCGAGGCACGGCGATGGCGGGCCGTGGGTCTTCTGCGGCGTGCTGCCGCTGTTCGACCCGCCGCGGCACGACAGCGCCGACACCATCCGCAGGGCCCTGGACCTGGGCGTGTGCGTGAAGATGATCACCGGCGACCACCTGGCGATCGCCAAGGAGACCGGCCGGCGGCTCGGGACGGGGACCAACATGCACCCGTCGGCGGCGCTGTTCGGCCGCCGCGGCGGCgacgagggggcggcggcggcggtggaggagcTGGTGGAGAGCGCGGACGGGTTCGCGGGCGTGTTCCCGGAGCACAAGCACGAGATCGTGCGGCTCCTGCAGGCGAGCGGCCACGTGTGCGGGATGACGGGCGACGGCGTGAACGACGCGCCGGCGCTGAAGAAGGCGGATATCGGCATCGCGGTGTCGGACGCGACGGACGCCGCCCGGGCCGCCGCCGACATCGTGCTGACGGAGCCCGGCCTCGGCGTCATTGTCTGCGCCGTCCTCACCAGCCGCGCCATCTTCCAGCGCATGAGGAACTACACGGTGCGTCTGGGCCCTCCATGCCACGCCATTGCCAGCACCACAAATGTTCAGTTCGGTTACTGGGATTTGCTTGTGATGATTTCTACCTTGCCGATGCAGATCTATGCCGTGTGCATCACCATACGAATAGTG GTTGGGTTTGTTCTTCTGGCGTCGATATGGGAGTACGACTTCCCGCCATTCATGGTGCTCATCATAGCCATACTCAACGATG GGACGATCATGGCGATATCCAAGGACCGGGTGAAGCCGTCGGGGAGCCCGGACAGCTGGAAGCTCAACGAGATATTCGCGACCGGGGTCGTCATCGGCACCTACCTCGCGCTGGTCACGGTGCTCTTCTACTGGGCGCTCACCAGAACCACGTTCTTCGAG TCTCACTTCGGGGTGCGGTCGCTGAAGGGCGACGCGGAGGAGGTGTCGTCGGCGGTGTACCTGCAGGTGAGCATCACCAGCCAGGCCCTGATATTCGTGACCCGCAGCCGGGGCCTCTCCTTCCTCGACCGGCCGGGGACCCTGCTCGTCTGCGCCTTCGCCGTCGCGCAGCTGGTGGCGACCCTGGTGGCGGTGTACGCGGCCGTCGGCTTCGCGTCGATCAGCGGCGTCGGGTGGCGGTGGGCGGGCGTCATATGGCTCTACAGCCTGGTCTCCTACCTCCCGCTCGACCCCGTCAAGGTCGCCGTCCGCTACGCCCTCAGCGGCGAGGCCTGGAGTCTGCTCCTCGACCGGAAG GCTGCGTTTGCAAGGAGGAGGAGAGACTActacggcgaggaggagcggcgggGGGCGGCGCTGTCGGCGCGGCGGGCGCTCTCTGACCATCTCCTcagcagcaggacgccacgctcCGCCGTCGCAGAGCAAGCGAGGCGGCGCGCCGAGATCGCCAG GCTGGGAGAAACGCACTCGCCAAGGGCGCACCTCGAGTCTGTGATGAAGCTCAAGCGCGCCCGGTCGGCTCACTCCGTTTGA
- the LOC109735157 gene encoding ATPase 10, plasma membrane-type isoform X3, whose amino-acid sequence MDDDGLGKPLLGRESLSTQDIDLGNLPLEEVFEQLSTSRCGLSSADAAERLQLFGANRLEEKRENKVLKFISFMWNPLSWVMEAAAVMALVLANGGSQGPDWEDFVGIVCLLIINSTISFIEENNAGNAAASLMARLAPRTKVLRDGQWQEMDASVLVPGDIISIRLGDIVPADARLLEGDPLKIDQSALTGESLPVTKRTGDLVFTGSTCKHGEIEAVVIATGIRSFFGKAAHLVDSTEVVGHFQKVLTCIGNFCICSIAVGVIVEVIIMFAVQHRSYREGINNVLVLLIGGIPIAMPTVLSVTLAIGSHRLSQQGAITKRMTAIEEMAGMDVLCCDKTGTLTLNHLTVDKNLVEVFSGGMDRDMIILLAARASRVDNQDAIDMAIINMLSDPKEARANITEVHFLPFNPVDKRTAITYIDSGGNWFRVSKGAPEQILNLCFNKDDIAEKAQRVVDSFAERGLRSLAVAYQEVPERSRHGDGGPWVFCGVLPLFDPPRHDSADTIRRALDLGVCVKMITGDHLAIAKETGRRLGTGTNMHPSAALFGRRGGDEGAAAAVEELVESADGFAGVFPEHKHEIVRLLQASGHVCGMTGDGVNDAPALKKADIGIAVSDATDAARAAADIVLTEPGLGVIVCAVLTSRAIFQRMRNYTVRLGPPCHAIASTTNVQFGYWDLLVMISTLPMQIYAVCITIRIVVGFVLLASIWEYDFPPFMVLIIAILNDGTIMAISKDRVKPSGSPDSWKLNEIFATGVVIGTYLALVTVLFYWALTRTTFFESHFGVRSLKGDAEEVSSAVYLQVSITSQALIFVTRSRGLSFLDRPGTLLVCAFAVAQLVATLVAVYAAVGFASISGVGWRWAGVIWLYSLVSYLPLDPVKVAVRYALSGEAWSLLLDRKAAFARRRRDYYGEEERRGAALSARRALSDHLLSSRTPRSAVAEQARRRAEIASRLGETHSPRAHLESVMKLKRARSAHSV is encoded by the exons ATGGATGACGACGGGCTGGGAAAACCTCTGCTTGGACGTGAGAGTCTCAGCACCCAAGACATTGATCTG GGGAACCTGCCCCTCGAAGAAGTTTTTGAGCAGCTGAGCACGTCTCGATGTGGTCTCTCCTCAGCGGATGCCGCGGAGCGGTTGCAGCTGTTCGGCGCTAACCGACTGGAGGAGAAGCGC GAGAACAAGGTTCTCAAGTTCATCAGCTTCATGTGGAACCCTCTGTCCTGGGTGATGGAGGCAGCAGCTGTGATGGCATTGGTCTTGGCAAATGGGGGT AGTCAGGGTCCTGACTGGGAGGACTTTGTGGGAATCGTCTGCCTTCTGATCATCAACTCGACGATCAGCTTCATCGAGGAGAACAATGCCGGGAATGCCGCGGCTTCGCTCATGGCCCGCTTGGCGCCTAGAACAAAG GTTCTTAGAGATGGGCAATGGCAAGAGATGGATGCCTCTGTATTGGTACCCGGGGACATCATCAGCATTAGGCTTGGTGACATTGTCCCTGCAGATGCGCGGCTACTCGAGGGAGATCCTCTCAAAATTGATCAG TCAGCTCTCACTGGAGAATCACTTCCTGTCACCAAAAGGACCGGCGACCTAGTGTTCACTGGTTCAACTTGCAAGCATGGTGAGATCGAAGCTGTCGTCATCGCGACCGGGATCCGCTCGTTCTTCGGGAAGGCGGCTCATTTGGTGGACTCCACAGAGGTTGTTGGCCATTTCCAGAAG GTACTTACCTGCATAGGCAACTTCTGTATCTGCTCGATTGCGGTGGGGGTGATCGTTGAGGTTATCATCATGTTCGCGGTCCAGCACCGGTCGTACCGGGAGGGGATCAACAATGTGCTTGTTCTTCTGATCGGAGGGATACCGATCGCGATGCCGACGGTTTTGTCGGTCACGCTCGCAATAGGTTCTCATCGCCTATCTCAACAG GGTGCCATCACCAAAAGAATGACAGCCATCGAGGAAATGGCCGGAATGGATGTTCTCTGCTGCGACAAAACTGGGACTCTCACTCTCAACCATCTTACCGTCGACAAAAACCTAGTCGAG GTTTTCAGCGGAGGAATGGACAGGGACATGATCATTCTGTTGGCTGCAAGAGCATCAAGAGTGGATAATCAAGATGCAATCGATATGGCCATCATAAATATGCTTTCTGATCCCAAAGAG GCACGCGCAAACATTACCGAAGTTCACTTTCTCCCGTTCAATCCGGTAGACAAGAGGACGGCCATAACATACATTGATTCTGGCGGCAACTGGTTCCGGGTCAGCAAAGGTGCTCCTGAGCAG ATCCTCAACCTGTGCTTCAACAAGGATGACATCGCCGAGAAGGCGCAGCGGGTCGTCGACAGCTTCGCGGAGAGGGGCCTCCGTTCACTAGCAGTTGCTTACCAG GAGGTCCCGGAGAGATCGAGGCACGGCGATGGCGGGCCGTGGGTCTTCTGCGGCGTGCTGCCGCTGTTCGACCCGCCGCGGCACGACAGCGCCGACACCATCCGCAGGGCCCTGGACCTGGGCGTGTGCGTGAAGATGATCACCGGCGACCACCTGGCGATCGCCAAGGAGACCGGCCGGCGGCTCGGGACGGGGACCAACATGCACCCGTCGGCGGCGCTGTTCGGCCGCCGCGGCGGCgacgagggggcggcggcggcggtggaggagcTGGTGGAGAGCGCGGACGGGTTCGCGGGCGTGTTCCCGGAGCACAAGCACGAGATCGTGCGGCTCCTGCAGGCGAGCGGCCACGTGTGCGGGATGACGGGCGACGGCGTGAACGACGCGCCGGCGCTGAAGAAGGCGGATATCGGCATCGCGGTGTCGGACGCGACGGACGCCGCCCGGGCCGCCGCCGACATCGTGCTGACGGAGCCCGGCCTCGGCGTCATTGTCTGCGCCGTCCTCACCAGCCGCGCCATCTTCCAGCGCATGAGGAACTACACGGTGCGTCTGGGCCCTCCATGCCACGCCATTGCCAGCACCACAAATGTTCAGTTCGGTTACTGGGATTTGCTTGTGATGATTTCTACCTTGCCGATGCAGATCTATGCCGTGTGCATCACCATACGAATAGTG GTTGGGTTTGTTCTTCTGGCGTCGATATGGGAGTACGACTTCCCGCCATTCATGGTGCTCATCATAGCCATACTCAACGATG GGACGATCATGGCGATATCCAAGGACCGGGTGAAGCCGTCGGGGAGCCCGGACAGCTGGAAGCTCAACGAGATATTCGCGACCGGGGTCGTCATCGGCACCTACCTCGCGCTGGTCACGGTGCTCTTCTACTGGGCGCTCACCAGAACCACGTTCTTCGAG TCTCACTTCGGGGTGCGGTCGCTGAAGGGCGACGCGGAGGAGGTGTCGTCGGCGGTGTACCTGCAGGTGAGCATCACCAGCCAGGCCCTGATATTCGTGACCCGCAGCCGGGGCCTCTCCTTCCTCGACCGGCCGGGGACCCTGCTCGTCTGCGCCTTCGCCGTCGCGCAGCTGGTGGCGACCCTGGTGGCGGTGTACGCGGCCGTCGGCTTCGCGTCGATCAGCGGCGTCGGGTGGCGGTGGGCGGGCGTCATATGGCTCTACAGCCTGGTCTCCTACCTCCCGCTCGACCCCGTCAAGGTCGCCGTCCGCTACGCCCTCAGCGGCGAGGCCTGGAGTCTGCTCCTCGACCGGAAG GCTGCGTTTGCAAGGAGGAGGAGAGACTActacggcgaggaggagcggcgggGGGCGGCGCTGTCGGCGCGGCGGGCGCTCTCTGACCATCTCCTcagcagcaggacgccacgctcCGCCGTCGCAGAGCAAGCGAGGCGGCGCGCCGAGATCGCCAG CAGGCTGGGAGAAACGCACTCGCCAAGGGCGCACCTCGAGTCTGTGATGAAGCTCAAGCGCGCCCGGTCGGCTCACTCCGTTTGA